One Acidobacteriota bacterium DNA window includes the following coding sequences:
- the fmt gene encoding methionyl-tRNA formyltransferase, with amino-acid sequence MRIVFMGTPEFARVALASLCESKHEVLAVVTGRDQRTGRGRKLRPTVCRLEAERRGLPVLMPDSLRDEELYESLEALQADVFVVCAFRILPRCLFSLPAHGSVNIHASLLPRYRGAAPINWALVNGEKETGLTAFFLREAVDAGDAIVQQTVAIDENDTYDTLSARLSELAGPFLLKTLDMIESGNFTPQPQDESQASRAPKIGPVDAMIDFGFPARNVRNFVRGMATKPGAYTFFRGKKLKVHACAARDASSSPEARPGTILTVDRHLVVQCDRSAVELLRIVPEGGKEMDGLAFVNGYRPRPGEILGEIPHGVKE; translated from the coding sequence ATGAGAATTGTGTTTATGGGTACGCCCGAGTTCGCTCGAGTGGCACTGGCGTCCCTGTGCGAGTCAAAGCATGAGGTCCTGGCGGTGGTAACCGGCCGGGATCAGCGGACCGGACGTGGGCGGAAACTTCGTCCCACCGTCTGTCGGCTCGAGGCCGAAAGGCGCGGTCTGCCGGTGCTTATGCCGGACTCGCTCAGGGATGAGGAGCTGTACGAGTCTCTTGAGGCCCTGCAAGCGGACGTGTTCGTGGTGTGTGCGTTCCGAATCCTGCCCCGATGCCTGTTCTCGCTGCCCGCGCATGGGTCAGTCAATATCCATGCCTCGCTGCTTCCCAGGTACCGTGGAGCGGCCCCGATTAACTGGGCCCTCGTCAACGGCGAGAAGGAGACCGGTCTGACCGCGTTTTTCCTGAGGGAAGCGGTCGACGCCGGGGATGCCATCGTGCAGCAGACGGTGGCCATCGATGAGAACGACACCTATGACACGCTGTCGGCGCGGTTGAGCGAACTGGCCGGACCGTTCCTTCTCAAGACCCTGGACATGATCGAATCCGGCAACTTCACGCCGCAGCCACAGGACGAATCGCAGGCCAGTCGGGCGCCGAAAATCGGCCCGGTCGACGCCATGATCGACTTCGGTTTTCCAGCCCGCAACGTGCGCAACTTCGTCCGCGGCATGGCCACCAAACCCGGTGCCTATACCTTCTTCCGCGGGAAGAAGTTGAAAGTGCACGCGTGCGCCGCGAGAGATGCGTCGAGCAGCCCCGAGGCTCGTCCCGGCACCATTCTTACGGTTGACAGGCATTTGGTGGTGCAGTGCGACCGCTCGGCGGTGGAGCTTCTCCGGATCGTGCCCGAGGGCGGGAAAGAAATGGACGGCCTGGCGTTTGTCAACGGCTACAGGCCGCGACCGGGAGAAATCCTTGGTGAAATTCCTCACGGGGTGAAGGAGTGA
- the def gene encoding peptide deformylase, giving the protein MAERRIVLYGDPVLREKAVPVDEINQDVKDLVSDLVDTLKRQRGLGLAAPQVGVSKRIFAVDLSTVDISESVRVFINPEILETTGQVEMEEGCLSFPGIYQRIVRPATVRVRATDLDGKQFEITLDGLTARAVLHEYDHLDGVLFIDLMSPFARTLLKGKLRKLAVAL; this is encoded by the coding sequence GTGGCTGAGCGACGGATCGTCTTGTATGGCGACCCGGTGTTGCGGGAAAAGGCTGTACCGGTTGATGAAATCAACCAGGATGTAAAAGATTTGGTGTCCGACTTAGTGGACACCCTCAAGAGACAAAGAGGTCTCGGTCTGGCGGCGCCCCAGGTTGGCGTATCGAAACGGATCTTTGCAGTCGACCTTTCGACAGTCGACATTTCGGAATCCGTAAGGGTTTTTATTAATCCGGAAATACTGGAGACGACGGGGCAGGTGGAGATGGAAGAAGGCTGTTTGTCGTTTCCCGGTATTTACCAGCGAATTGTGCGGCCCGCCACGGTGCGGGTTCGCGCCACCGACCTCGACGGCAAACAGTTTGAGATCACACTGGATGGTCTGACTGCTCGCGCAGTCCTTCACGAGTATGACCATCTCGATGGCGTCCTGTTCATCGACCTCATGTCACCATTCGCGAGAACGCTGCTCAAAGGCAAGCTCAGGAAGCTTGCAGTTGCTTTGTAG
- the yajC gene encoding preprotein translocase subunit YajC, with amino-acid sequence MNLSWYVLMAGSPEGGGGQYMLIWFGLIFVLIYMTMIRPQRKRQKEHRMLLGELKKGDKVVTNSGMFGTIFAIDEDRGRVVLKIGDDVKLEFLKNSIAAKVDK; translated from the coding sequence TTGAATCTGAGTTGGTACGTTCTGATGGCCGGCAGCCCCGAAGGCGGGGGCGGTCAGTATATGCTGATCTGGTTCGGGCTGATCTTTGTGCTGATCTACATGACCATGATCCGGCCTCAGCGAAAACGGCAGAAGGAGCACCGTATGCTCCTGGGAGAGCTGAAAAAAGGAGATAAAGTAGTAACCAACAGCGGCATGTTTGGGACGATCTTCGCCATTGATGAAGATCGTGGTCGCGTGGTTTTGAAAATCGGCGACGATGTCAAGCTGGAGTTTCTCAAGAACTCCATAGCCGCGAAAGTAGACAAGTAG
- a CDS encoding spore germination protein GerW family protein encodes MANNVVEVLRGVVGELKDMARSETIIGEPITVGDKTVIPVVKISVGFGAGGGQSEPSKGDTGFGGGGGGGAKIEPAAFIIMDKDGIRLLPAQKGKWEGVIESIPGIAKKIAKWKDKLKSEKGEGEAGQEDESERDEPEKADD; translated from the coding sequence ATGGCTAACAATGTGGTGGAGGTTCTCCGGGGGGTCGTAGGGGAACTCAAGGACATGGCCCGTTCGGAAACGATTATCGGCGAGCCGATAACCGTTGGCGACAAGACGGTCATTCCGGTGGTGAAGATCTCCGTTGGTTTCGGCGCCGGCGGAGGCCAGAGCGAGCCGTCAAAGGGCGACACGGGCTTCGGGGGCGGTGGCGGCGGCGGGGCGAAGATCGAGCCGGCCGCGTTTATCATAATGGACAAAGACGGTATCCGCCTGCTGCCGGCACAGAAAGGCAAGTGGGAAGGTGTCATTGAATCTATTCCAGGGATAGCCAAGAAGATCGCCAAGTGGAAAGACAAGCTGAAATCAGAAAAAGGTGAAGGCGAGGCCGGTCAGGAGGATGAATCGGAGCGGGACGAGCCTGAGAAAGCAGACGATTAG
- the nth gene encoding endonuclease III, giving the protein MPRETGRARRERAGKVIRLLRKAYPGAKCTLDYETVHQLMVATILSAQCTDERVNMVTPGLFEEYRSVQAFAEAELDDLRQAIYTTGFYANKARAIRESARELLERHKGEVPRTLEQLVKLTGVGRKTASVVLGAGYGLAEGIVVDTHVARVSRLLRFTSERTPDKIERDLMKIIPESDWIGYSHLMIQHGRSVCKARRPECSGCVLSTLCPSAGHERPGSSQPGPQAT; this is encoded by the coding sequence GTGCCGCGCGAAACCGGCAGAGCCAGACGAGAACGGGCGGGGAAGGTTATCCGGCTCCTGCGGAAAGCGTATCCCGGGGCGAAGTGTACGCTCGACTACGAGACGGTGCACCAGCTTATGGTGGCGACGATTCTCTCGGCTCAGTGCACCGATGAGCGGGTTAACATGGTGACGCCGGGATTGTTCGAAGAGTATCGATCCGTTCAGGCATTTGCCGAGGCCGAACTCGACGATCTCAGGCAGGCGATATACACGACCGGGTTCTATGCCAACAAGGCAAGGGCTATCCGGGAGTCGGCGCGGGAACTGCTGGAGAGGCACAAGGGAGAGGTCCCCCGTACGCTGGAGCAGTTGGTGAAGCTGACCGGTGTGGGGCGGAAGACGGCCTCCGTCGTTCTTGGCGCCGGGTACGGCCTCGCCGAAGGCATAGTCGTCGACACCCACGTCGCGCGGGTCAGCCGGCTGCTCCGTTTTACGTCGGAACGCACTCCGGACAAGATCGAGCGCGACCTGATGAAGATCATACCGGAGAGTGACTGGATCGGTTACTCGCATCTTATGATTCAGCACGGCCGCTCGGTTTGCAAAGCGCGCCGCCCGGAGTGCTCCGGGTGTGTCCTGAGCACGCTGTGCCCCTCGGCCGGCCATGAGCGGCCGGGGAGCAGTCAGCCCGGGCCGCAGGCAACCTGA
- the prmC gene encoding peptide chain release factor N(5)-glutamine methyltransferase, with protein sequence MIEHLPRYIAEKARVLEQAGIPSGRAEVELILCHVLDVDRLALYLHGAGMLDRPRRERVDEILSRRATRYPLQYILGEAWFYGRRFVVSPAVMVPVPETELLCQRAVAWTRAGRVPQPRILDLGAGSGVIAVTMACEVEHSSVTALDVSPEALSVARRNAGDHGVLERIDFRRSDFFSALEPDERFDLILSNPPYIRYGDYKGLPPEVKADPRIALTAGEDGMDAIRVIVQDAPGHLAANGMIAFEVGYDQAGAVAALTENDGRYKSIDIMKDLNDIDRVVILSCDG encoded by the coding sequence GTGATTGAACACCTCCCACGGTACATCGCTGAGAAAGCCCGTGTGCTGGAGCAGGCCGGAATCCCGTCCGGGCGGGCGGAGGTGGAACTGATTCTCTGCCACGTGCTCGACGTTGACCGGCTGGCCCTTTACCTTCACGGCGCCGGCATGCTCGACCGGCCCAGGCGTGAGCGTGTCGACGAAATCCTCAGCCGGCGCGCGACACGATATCCGCTTCAGTATATCCTCGGCGAGGCCTGGTTTTACGGGCGTCGGTTTGTCGTGTCGCCGGCCGTGATGGTTCCCGTACCCGAGACGGAACTTCTGTGCCAGCGGGCGGTGGCATGGACACGGGCCGGCCGGGTCCCGCAGCCACGAATTCTTGATCTGGGCGCGGGTTCGGGCGTTATTGCGGTCACCATGGCCTGCGAAGTCGAACATTCCTCGGTCACCGCCCTGGACGTCTCCCCGGAAGCTCTCAGCGTTGCCAGGCGTAACGCCGGGGACCACGGAGTGCTGGAGCGAATTGATTTTCGCCGGTCCGACTTCTTCTCGGCCCTGGAACCCGACGAACGATTCGACTTGATCCTGTCCAACCCGCCGTATATACGTTACGGTGACTACAAGGGCCTTCCTCCCGAAGTCAAGGCCGATCCCAGGATTGCCCTGACGGCCGGGGAGGATGGGATGGACGCGATCAGAGTGATCGTTCAGGACGCTCCGGGCCACCTGGCTGCCAACGGAATGATTGCGTTTGAGGTCGGCTACGATCAGGCCGGGGCCGTTGCCGCCCTGACCGAAAACGACGGCCGCTACAAATCGATAGACATCATGAAAGATCTGAACGACATCGACCGGGTCGTAATCCTCTCCTGTGACGGGTGA
- the prfA gene encoding peptide chain release factor 1, translating to MLEMVEKLERKLQELDEALSDPSNQVDRNKLIGLNRERRRVEEMLLLGRRYRRIKAEMEEARQIIREDQDDELVAVAREELPGLEPQFDEAEEAFKLALLPRDPDDEKAAIIEIRAGTGGDEAGLFAGDIFRMYQRYADHKGWKMEILNSNAAGAGGFKEIVFSLSGNGTYGNMKYESGVHRVQRVPATETQGRIHTSAVTVAVFREAEEVDIDIKEADLKVDVYRSSGPGGQSVNTTDSAVRITHRPTGLVVTCQDEKSQLKNKVRAMKVLRARLYDRMMEEQRAKMAEERRSMVSTGDRSAKIRTYNYPQSRVTDHRINLTLYRLDEILAGDLDCLIDSLSRHDQEQRLHLQTS from the coding sequence ATGCTTGAGATGGTTGAAAAACTCGAACGCAAACTCCAGGAACTCGACGAGGCCCTGTCCGATCCCTCCAATCAGGTCGACCGCAACAAACTGATCGGGCTTAACCGGGAACGCCGCCGGGTTGAGGAGATGCTCCTGCTCGGGCGCCGCTATCGCCGTATCAAGGCTGAGATGGAGGAGGCACGGCAGATAATCAGGGAAGACCAGGACGACGAACTTGTCGCGGTGGCCCGCGAGGAACTGCCGGGCTTGGAGCCGCAGTTTGACGAGGCCGAAGAAGCCTTCAAACTGGCCCTGTTGCCGCGAGATCCGGACGATGAAAAGGCGGCTATTATAGAAATCCGGGCCGGGACCGGCGGCGACGAGGCCGGGCTCTTTGCCGGAGATATCTTCCGCATGTACCAGCGGTATGCCGATCACAAGGGCTGGAAAATGGAGATCCTCAACTCAAACGCCGCCGGTGCCGGCGGCTTCAAGGAAATAGTGTTCTCGCTCAGTGGCAACGGCACCTACGGAAACATGAAGTATGAATCCGGCGTGCACCGGGTGCAGCGGGTCCCGGCCACCGAGACCCAGGGGCGTATCCACACGTCCGCCGTGACCGTAGCGGTGTTTCGCGAGGCTGAAGAAGTCGACATCGACATCAAGGAGGCCGATCTGAAGGTCGACGTCTACCGGTCTTCCGGCCCGGGCGGCCAGTCGGTCAATACCACCGACTCGGCCGTGCGCATCACCCACCGGCCCACCGGGCTTGTCGTTACCTGTCAGGACGAGAAATCACAGTTGAAAAACAAGGTCCGGGCGATGAAGGTGCTTCGCGCCCGGCTGTATGATCGGATGATGGAGGAGCAAAGAGCAAAGATGGCCGAAGAACGGCGGTCGATGGTTTCGACCGGCGACCGGTCGGCCAAGATCCGAACCTACAATTACCCGCAGTCACGCGTCACGGATCACCGGATCAACCTGACGCTTTACCGGCTTGACGAAATCCTGGCCGGTGATCTCGACTGTCTCATAGACTCGCTGTCCCGTCATGATCAGGAGCAGCGACTTCACCTGCAAACCAGCTAG
- a CDS encoding DUF1385 domain-containing protein, protein MMRSKDRVATAVRIPSGEILVKTEEYRSMTSRRRILNFPILRGAIAFVEMLVLGIKTLNFSADIAVRELEKEEAARKGEAFVDRPKRSNTVALAATAVVALALGVGLFFFLPLALASYFSIDREAVPFNLLAGAIRLTLFILYVWAISLFKDLKRIFQYHGAEHKSIYAYELGDDLTPERAAVHTRLHPRCGTSFILIVVLLAIAVYAAADSVYTLWAGHPPALLTRFAVHFALLPLVAGGSYELLKISGKTRDNAITRLLIVPGLWLQRITTKEPSMDQLEVGIVALEAALGVTESKLSCKRTAVT, encoded by the coding sequence ATGATGCGGTCGAAGGATCGTGTCGCGACGGCCGTTCGCATACCCAGCGGAGAGATACTGGTCAAGACCGAGGAGTACCGGTCGATGACCTCGCGTCGTCGCATCCTGAACTTCCCGATTCTCCGCGGCGCCATCGCATTCGTCGAGATGCTGGTGCTCGGGATCAAGACCCTGAACTTCTCGGCCGACATAGCTGTCCGCGAGCTCGAGAAGGAGGAGGCGGCAAGAAAGGGCGAGGCGTTTGTCGATCGGCCCAAGAGGAGCAACACCGTGGCCCTGGCGGCAACGGCCGTAGTGGCCCTTGCCCTCGGCGTGGGCCTGTTCTTTTTTCTTCCGCTGGCCCTCGCGAGCTATTTCAGCATCGACAGGGAGGCCGTCCCGTTCAACCTGCTGGCCGGTGCCATCCGGCTGACGCTGTTTATCCTGTACGTCTGGGCAATCTCACTGTTCAAGGACTTGAAGAGGATTTTCCAGTACCACGGGGCGGAGCACAAGTCCATATATGCGTATGAGTTGGGCGACGATCTGACGCCCGAGCGGGCTGCCGTGCACACTCGGCTTCATCCCCGTTGCGGGACGTCCTTTATCCTGATCGTGGTGTTGCTGGCCATTGCCGTTTACGCGGCTGCGGACAGCGTGTACACGCTGTGGGCCGGCCATCCGCCGGCTTTGCTGACCCGTTTTGCCGTGCATTTCGCGCTGCTGCCGCTGGTAGCCGGCGGGTCGTACGAACTGCTGAAGATCTCCGGCAAAACTCGTGACAATGCCATCACCCGGCTTCTGATTGTGCCGGGGCTGTGGTTGCAGCGGATCACCACGAAAGAACCTTCGATGGACCAGCTTGAGGTAGGCATAGTGGCGCTCGAGGCGGCGCTGGGCGTCACGGAATCCAAGCTGTCATGTAAGCGGACCGCCGTCACGTAG
- the rpmE gene encoding 50S ribosomal protein L31, whose protein sequence is MKSGIHPEYHDVTVTCACGATYTTRSTKKSISVEICSNCHPYYTGKQKLIDTAGRVERYRRKYGLTAKK, encoded by the coding sequence GTGAAATCCGGGATTCATCCTGAGTATCATGACGTAACGGTTACGTGCGCCTGCGGAGCGACCTACACGACGCGGTCGACCAAAAAGAGCATCAGCGTCGAGATTTGTTCCAATTGCCATCCCTACTATACGGGGAAGCAGAAACTGATCGATACGGCCGGGCGCGTCGAGCGGTACCGTCGGAAGTACGGATTGACGGCAAAGAAGTAG
- a CDS encoding class I SAM-dependent methyltransferase: MRSDELEPYYRARAPEYEQIYYRDIPDQRAELEAEAGRLQGLVTGKRVLDLACGTGYWTEVMAGSAAGITAVDISAEMLCEAAKKTYACPVRFVQGSLLDVPEDGGRYDVVTLGFWFSHQPRQEYDHLYDVITASLQPDGLAWLLDNSPPAEKSEADVVRVDEHGNSYKRRWLRDGREFVIIKNYFTRVQLEAAFSDRFDIRRLVYGRYYWSAVVGPREKGPAGSAGRPETVPDGAR, from the coding sequence ATGCGCAGCGATGAACTTGAGCCGTACTACCGGGCTCGGGCACCGGAGTACGAGCAGATCTACTATCGTGATATCCCCGACCAGCGAGCGGAACTGGAAGCGGAAGCCGGCCGTCTGCAAGGTCTGGTGACCGGGAAGCGCGTTCTCGATCTGGCTTGCGGCACGGGCTACTGGACCGAAGTTATGGCGGGCTCAGCCGCCGGGATAACCGCCGTGGATATTTCCGCTGAAATGCTGTGTGAGGCCGCGAAGAAAACCTACGCCTGCCCGGTACGGTTCGTTCAGGGCAGCCTGCTGGACGTCCCGGAAGATGGAGGCAGGTACGACGTGGTCACCCTCGGTTTCTGGTTTTCTCATCAGCCCCGGCAGGAGTACGATCATCTGTATGACGTGATCACGGCGAGTCTCCAGCCGGACGGCCTGGCCTGGCTGCTTGACAACAGCCCGCCCGCTGAAAAATCGGAGGCGGACGTGGTGCGTGTCGATGAGCACGGCAACAGCTATAAGAGGCGGTGGCTGCGAGACGGCAGGGAGTTCGTCATTATCAAAAACTACTTCACCCGGGTACAGCTTGAGGCCGCGTTCAGCGACCGCTTTGACATCCGGAGGCTGGTATACGGGCGGTACTACTGGTCGGCCGTAGTCGGCCCCCGGGAGAAAGGGCCGGCAGGGTCGGCGGGCAGACCAGAGACAGTTCCGGACGGCGCGAGGTGA